The DNA segment CCTGCTCAGCCCCGTCTTCGTGGGCCGCGACGCCGAGCTCGCCCGCCTGCAACAGGCGCTGGACGGCGCTGCAGCGGGTGAGCCGGTGGTCGTCGTCCTCGGCGGCGAGGTAGGGGTGGCAAGAGCCGCCTGGTGGAGGAGCTCGGCCAGCGGGCGAGCGCGGCCGGCGCCCAGCTCCTCGTCGGTGGCTGCATCGACCTCGGCGGCGACGGCATGGCCTTCGGGCCGTTCGTGGCGGCGCTGCGTGACCTGATCCGGCAGCGGGGCGCCGCGCAGGTCGCCGGGCTCGCCGGGGCGGGCTGTCCAACCGGCAGATCGGCGAGCGGCTGTTCATCAGCACCAAGACGGCGAGCGTGCACGTGTCCAACGTCCTGGCCAAGCTAGGGGTCGACACCCGGGGAGAGGCCGCGGCGCTGGCGCACCGGCTCGGTGCGTTCGACTGACCGGTGCCGAACGGCCCTGTCCGCGCAGTGATCGGAACGGCTACCGTATAAGTATGCACATCTCTGAATGGGATGACCTCGAGCGCGCGGGGATGACCGTTGCGTTCGAGTTGCGCCGGGCTCTCGACCAGGAGCCGGAGGCCAAGGCGGCGTTCTTCGCGGCCGAGTACGAGGCGCGGGCGCACCGGGCGAGGCCGACGGCGCGGCGCTGACGGCAGCGACGGCTCGCCCAGCGACCGGTCTGCGGCGCGTCCTCCCGGAGCAGCCTACCCGCGCGGGTTAGTATCCGAACACCTGTTCGGATCGGGAGGTTTGCTGGTGCGCGTGTTCGGGGTGGACCCTGGCCTGACCCGCTGCGGTCTGGGCGTGGTCGACGGAGTACCGGGGCGGCCGGTGACGTTGGTCGCGGTCAACGTGATCCG comes from the Actinomycetes bacterium genome and includes:
- a CDS encoding LuxR C-terminal-related transcriptional regulator, with the protein product MSNRQIGERLFISTKTASVHVSNVLAKLGVDTRGEAAALAHRLGAFD